The window CAATATATACAAGTGAAATGGAAATTGTAGATAGTTAAGGAATGCAAATTGTTTGATGAAAATTGAGATTTTCAATTAAACCAACTTCGTATCCCTTGGGAAGAGaactaaaaataggaaaatatcttTTTCCCAAACTGCTGAAAAACTAGATACCCACTTGGCAAAGGCTACAATGATCTCCAATTTTGCCATTAATAGAAAAGAATGATTATTCATGTACATCAGATTAGTTTCATTACTTAAAAGTTAAGTAGCACAAAAAGAGAATAATTGATAGGAATGTTCATAGAAGAAGTATTGTTTTCACTTTATGATAGAAGCCAAAACTACTCTAAAAGAGgggttttgaattttggaaaagaaatcaaaaccaTTCTTCCCACACTGCTCATGGAAAAAGACCTTAGCAACACCTCCAATATCTCCACTTAGGGGGTTTAGGGaaacaaattcattttcttttgtgggACAAATGGAATGTTTCTTCCAATCACCAGGGAGGAGAAATCAAAATGGGGGCAAATTCTATTTCTCTTATTCTAATTCAACTCTTTAGAACACCAAATTGGTCAACACATTTGTCATTTTTCCACTAGATTTATGCTTAAAAGTACATATGCAACAAGAACCACAAGAACAATTTTCTACACTATAGAAACAGAGCATTTGTCATAACATCATGCTTCAAAATCTTAACAAGTAGAgcaaaacatcaaaataaaataaccaagaaatctaattaaagacattttttttttcaatttaactAGATATCTTCTTTGGTAGACCAATATGTTTTCagagttcaaaatcaaagaggaataggctaaaaaatttaagaaaaacccTTATATTTATGCTTAATAAAAAGTGAACATATAAACCCATTACTTTCTTCCACGTTCTTTCCAAAACCATGTaaaaagaaaacacacgccTCAAGCAAATGTATGAaatcaacaaagaaaaaaatctaaaaaaaacaatctatttCAAAGTAATAAACGTACTTTTTAGGATCCTTTTCTGTTCTCTTCCACTTCATTTTGTTCCTTCCTTTCCcacattttttcataaattggagaaaaaaattcaCATTCCAATCAAATGAATAACCTTTTAGAATTCTTTTAAACAGATGGTCAACAACAATATGGAAAtctgcaaaataaaaaataaaaaaaatttagaagacCAAAGACCAAAGAGTGCATTACAGTCTACCATTCAAGAGAGAATAACCCTTCATTCtactctttttctcttctttctgcACTTTTGAATATCAAagatttctctttattttttttttcaagggtaATTTAGTCCAAAAGTGGtcatttttcaagttttaaaaaggGAGAGGTCATTTTTCCCGATACCAACTTATTTTGccccttttaaccaaataaccccttttttttatgctttttgaGGGATGGGTTACTTTTGCAAATATAGATGTTATTTTAACCCCTTTAACCAAATAACCCATGAAAAAATGACATGCCATGTATTAAAAACCAACTACATGTTTACTATGAACAACAATGATGCAAGAGAGGTAAATCGTATTATTATAAATTCGAAACCCAATGTCTTAGACACAGAAGATAAGCCAGAAATGGGAACTTCAAGCTCTTTTTTGCTTTCATTGCTTTCAATCCTCCTTTAATTTGCTATCCCTTTCATTGGCAGCTTCAGATTCGGTTCATGAATTAGCTTTTCTCCAATGCCTTTCTGGCCATTCTCAGCCTTCTCATCCCATCTCTGCAGTACTATACACTCCTGATAACTCTTCATATTCGTCTGTTTTAGAGTCTTACATTAGAAACCTCCGATTCAATACACCTGCAACGCCTAAACTGTGCCTTATCATCACCGCCACCCATGAGTCTCACAAACAAGCTGCCGTAATTTGCTCTAAGAAGCATGGCTTGGAGATCAAAATTCAAAGTGGTGACCATGACTATGAGGGTATGTCTTATGTATCCGATGCCCCATTCGTCATCCTTGATATGTTCAATCTTCGATCCATTAGTGTGGATATAGAAGATGAGAGTGCTTGGGTTCAGGCTGGAGCAACTATTGGTGAAATTTACTATAGGATTGCCGAGAAAAGCAAGACTCATGTCTTTCCTTCTGGTACATTTGTTACAGTTGGTGCTGGTGGCCACTTCAGTGGTGGCAGGTACGGTAATATAATGAGAAAGTACGGGTTGTCTGTTGATAACATTCTGGATGCACAATTGgttgataacattttttttttttgatataaatTGGGGCTGGATTTGAGAGCATTAAGAGTTGTAATCTCCTTTAACAATATTGGAAGTTCTTTGTCTTTGTCAATGGATGTAGGCTTAAGGCCGAACCATGTGAAtcattgtgttttatttttgtttgtcttattcttttcttcctattattattctttgtcTTGATTTGCACGACCCTGAATGATATAATTCATCCAAAATAAGTTGTGAATACAACAACATATGAATTTTCTGATACCACAGCTCCTTAACATAACAATGTGTTCTTATTTTGTaccaggaaagaaaaaatgaagcaGGTAGATCTGCAGTGATGAAACACAGCTCTCCACTTATTATTTCTTATCTATACCATGTATTGAAGCAATCAGAAAGGTATTGCCGAGAGACACAAATCTAGTAACCATTTAATAGGGAAGAGTTGGGATGCTTTGTTCATTTCTGAAGAAATTACCAGGATCAACCTTGGTCTTGATCCGCACCAGCCTGTTGAAATTCTTCTTGAAGTACTTGATCCCATAAACTCTTCCTTCCAAGTAGCTGTTCTTACCGTTGTGGTTGATACCCAAGTCCAGATCCCTATAGTTGAGAAATGCCTCTCTGGGGGACTTGGAAACAAAGGGAGTCATGTAACTGTAGAGCTGTCGTGTCAAGTTTATGTATCGTTCGGCCGCCTCACTCCCTTCCTCATCCCAGTTTGTGGCGTACTGGATTTTGCATAGGTTCCCTGCGCGGTGTGGAAAAGGAGTTGCAGACGGGGAAATCTCAGCCATCTTTCCACCGTAAGGGTTGAAGGCCAGAGCTGGCGTCTGTAGCTCGATCATTTTCTTCCATATCCCCTCCAAACCAGCCTTTGGAATTGGTTCCTTCAGATAGTCTGATTTCCTCTTTAAGTGGGTGAGTACTTGAGGCTTTCGATCAAGCAAAGCCTCAACAGGCGTTCCGGTGGCAAAGTTTGTCCAGAAGAGGACAGACTCTACCCAACTCATCTCGGTGCAGTCTGAGCTCTGCAACCCCAACTCGGGTAAGCTCGTGTTCATGATGGAGAGAAGTCTTTCAGAACTTCCAAGGAACAAGGACCGGAATGTAGCTCTTACTGTCTTCTCTCCACTCCGGCTTCTATTCACCACATCCATGGTTAGTCTGATGAATAGATCGCCATCAACCTTATCTGCAACTTGCTGCCACTGATACACAATGTTTGTTGCATTCTGTTCCAAGGTCCTTGCAACTCGGAAAACAGTTACTGTATCTGGAACTTGGACAAGCTTGATTTTATAAGAAACAATGACGCCATAGCTAGCTCCACCTCCTCCTCTAATGGCCCAAAACAAGTCTTCCCCCATTGATTTTCGGTTGAGAAGTCGGCCATTAACATCAACCAACTCTGCATCCACAATGTTATCAACAGACAGCCCGTACTTTCTCATCATATTACCATAACCGCCACCACTGAAGTGGCCACCAGCACCAACTCTAGGACATACACCAGCAGAAAAGCCATGAATCTTGCTTTTCTCGGCAATCCTATAGTAAATTTCACCAAGAGTTGCTCCAGCCTGAACCCAAGCACTCTCATCTTCTATATCCACACTAATGGATCGAAGATTGAACATATCAAGGATGAAGAATGGGACATCGGATACATAAGACACGCCCTCGTAGTCATGGCCACCGCTTCGAATTTTCATCTGCAAGCCATGCTTCTTAGAGCAAATAAGGGCAGCTTTTATGTGCGACTCATGGGTGGCGGTGATGATAAGGCGCGGTTTAGGGGTTGTAGATGTATTGAATCGGAGGTTTCTAATGTATGACTCTAAAACAGACGAATATGAAGAGTTATCAGGAGTGTATAGTACTGCAGAGATGGGATGAGAAGACTGAGAATGGGTAGAAAGGCATTGAAGAAAAGCTCCATGAACAGAATCCGAAGCTGCCCATGAAAGAGAGAGCAAAAAGATGATTGAAAGCAATGAAAGCATTGAAGAGCTTGAAGTTCCCATTTCTGGTTTCCTCTTCTGTGTGCAAGAGAGTATTGAGATGGTACTACAAGATCTGATTGgaatttataataaaacaaGAGGTAAGAAGACAATACAAGTCACCGATCCCAATTCGACCATGGAAATTCAAAGCAGGAATTGGTGAGTGGAACTCAATCAGCATTTGACATTCTGTAATTGCATTATCATAGGGTGAAAGGATCCTttgtttattttacttttacaCGATCCATGAACTCATTGTGGAGCTGTTGGCAATGTCTTCATCTCCTGTACGACCATTTGTATGTTCAGCTTCTGTAACATTCACAATCATAGCTCAAGATGATCCgtccaaaattttttttttcctccaaaaggaaatttatagataataataataataataataataataataataaataattataaataaaataaaaataaaaataaaaaacagaagaaCCAAATATGATAAGCATAGATCTAGATTGCCCAATGAATGACTCATGAAGTCCATAAGGATTAGATAGTTTCATACACAAGAATCATATTGTTATTTGATTATCATAcgattttatatagaaaaagttTTGTCACTAATAATTGTAAAAGCCCTGTCTTGATTAAGAATGACAATAATCGCACCTATCTAACCATTTCAACTTTTCCTTTCAAATTAAAGCCCAACCTCTATTACAAAATATAACCAACTTTGCCGTAAACCCAAATCCCAAAATCATGATTTGATCAGATTTAAGCCAAAAATTTATCTCAGTGAAGGAAGTCCAATTAGAATCGACAAGTGACTTCTTAAGTGCCAAATTTTCCCAGCTAATTAGGCTGATATAtaacaaacaataaataatCCAACAAAAATAAGTTTGACAAGTCATCTCTTGAATCAACTCATTCCATCAGTCAATTACTGACcaagaatttatatttttatcagcATATCCCACtcatcatttgaaattttaatactaaaatgtaTGGTAGCTATTGTCACATCAAATATTTTATGGAGTACATATAAGAGAAATCATAATAATATCGAAAgtgacttcattttttaaaaccccAAGTGTGAAATTCCAATCAAAATATTGGGCAATGTCTGCAGGCCTGACCTTTCTATAGAGTTTGACCACACtcatcatttgaaattttaatactaaaatgtaTGGTAGCTATTGCCACGTCAAATATTTTATGGCGTACGTATAAGACAAATCATAATGTTAATATCGAAAgtaacttctttttttaaaaccccAAGTATGAAATTCCAATCAAAATATTGGGCAATGTCTGCAGGCCTAACCTTTCTATAGAGTTTGACCACACtcatcatttgaaattttaatactaaaatgtaTGGTAGCTATTGCCACGTCAAATATTTTATGGCGTACGtataagaaaaatcataatgtTAATATTGAAAgtaacttctttttttaaaaccccAACTGTGAAATTCCAATCAAAATATTGGGCAATGTATGCAGGCCTAACCTTTCTATAGAGTTTGACCAcattcatttgaaattttaatactaaaatgtaTGGTAGCTATTGCCACGTCAAATATTTTATGGCGTACGTATAAGACAAATCATAATGTTAATATCGAAAGTGACTTCTTTCTTTAAAACCCCAGGTGTGAAATTCTGATCAAAATATTGGGCAATGTCTGCAGGCCTGGCCTTTCTATAGAGTTTAACCACACtcatcatttgaaattttaatactaGAATGTATGGTAGCTATTGCCACGTCAAATATTTTATGGTGTACATATAAGACAAATCATAATGTTAATATCAAAAGtgacttctttttttaaaaccccAACTATGAAATTCCAATCAAAATATTGGGCAATGTCTGCAGGCCTAACCTTCCTATAGAGTTTAACCACACtcatcatttgaaattttaatactaaaatgtaTGGTAGCTATTGCCACGTCAAATATTTTATGGCGTACATATAAGACAAATCATAATGTTAATATCAAAAGtgacttctttttttaaaaccccAACTATGAAATTCCAATCAAAATATTGGGCAATGTCTACAGGCCTGACCTTTCTATAGAGTTTGACCACACtcatcatttgaaattttaatactaaaatgtaTGGTAGCTATTGCCACATCAAATATTTTATGGCGTACATATAAGACAAATCATAATGTTAATATCGAAAGtgacttctttttttaaaaccccAACTGTGAAATTCCAATCAAAATATTGGGCAATGTTTGCAGTCCTGACCTTTCTATAGAGTTTGACCACACtcatcattttaaattttaatactaaaatgtaTGGTAGCTATTGCCACATCAAATATTTTATGGCGTACGTATAAGACAAATCACAATGTTAATATCGAAAGtgacttctttttttaaaaccccAACTATGAAATTCCAATCAAAATATTGGCCAATGTCTGCAGGCCTGACTTTTCTATAGAGTTTGACCACActaatcatttgaaattttaatactaaaatgtaTGGTAGCTATTGCCACGTCAAATATTTTATGGTGTACATATAAGACAAATCATAATGTTATTATTGAAAGTGACTTCGTTTTTTGAAACCTCAAGTGTGAAATTCCAATCAAAATATTGGGCAATGTCTGTAGGCCTAACCTTTCTATAGAGTTTGATTACACTcatcatttgaaaaattttaatactaaaatgtaTGGTAGCTATTGCCACGTCAAATATTTTATGGCGTACATATAAGACAAATCATAATGTTAATATCGAAAgtgacttcttttttttaaaaccccaaGTGTGAAATTCcaatcaaaatatataacacATTagcaaaaatattatcattttttttattcatatccaaacactaattaattattcatgaaaacattttgataaaaatgctattaataaaaatgttataagcTAAAAACACTTTTGTCATAATCACTCTCAATCATACCCTTAGAGTGTgcttggtagtgattttaggattttcaatatatgaaagataaaatttttcaagtgttagaaagactaaaaacacttcctaaaattactaccaaacgcactcttaatttctttttattaattttgctTTTTGTGACAAATATGAATGTGCATTCATGCACATAAAATATTACTCGTTAAGAATTGATACAAAACTTGTACACAAAATCCTTTTACATTCATATTGTATCAAGAGCCCCTCTTTCTCCAGGCATTCTTCCTtcattcttatatatatattttttttcttgttttagcAATGATCAAGGAAGTTTTAGGGAGCACTCAAATCCTTCATGTGATACTAGGTTGTCTCTCTATTTGAGTTAGTGGTTCCCTTTATTTCCTCCACTAGGACATCCAATGTAGCTTGGGACCGGATGGTTAAATTTTATGCTAATCATTCTCATTTAAGTAGAATTCAATTGAAGGATGATGAACATGCCTTATTGACTTATGGAACACACCAAACTTGTTTTAAAGGGTCTCCACACAATCAAGAATCAATGTTCTTAGAAATTTCAAAGAGAATAATGGTTGAGGTTATGGGTCAGATTAGGGACATGATTAGTAATGAAATTAGTGAAATTTTTCAACTAAAAGATTGCCTTAATAATGCATCACTATGGTGGGATTTTCTTTAAAGTGAGTTACCTCCTTATAGCAGCAAAGAAAGCTAGCAATTATGTAAGCTGATGATTTGTGTGGCTATGATGTAACTAACTCTTGTTAACCATATGTGGTTGTTGTCAACCTCTTGACCCAATGACGAAGAAAAGGGCCTCATGGGTAGGTCTTGCACCCATAGGATCCTAGACAGAGAGTGAGGATGACCtagaggtttggtggttcaaaacCCAAGAGATAAAATGAGGAGACCATGTGTGGGTCAGGCGTGCACCAGACAGGCACCGCGGACAAGCCAAACAAGCACTGCGTGTGCACCAGACACACACCGCGCGCGCACCAGGCATTTGTTGGCTATGGAGTTGATGTAGATGGACGGTGaggtttattttgaaatataatttctaatatttaaatattccattatgtctcctcaagCATGTATGATGTATCCTCCAGACATCTTGAGAATGACATGTATTGCTCTTTAAGGAGGGGTAGGTGACTCAAGGGGGCACCAAGGAAAGCCCTTGACCGCACCATAAGGGCACCATGGCATGGCTTTGAGCGTACCTAGGACACACGAACAACACTCAAGCatgcacacatgggctccaTGACATGTGTGGTGTGCACCCCGTAGGCGTAACAACACAGAGCATGGTGCGACCTATTTCCTGCCCGCACTAACACGAGGGCACCTAAGCCTTGTGCAACGAGCCAGCTAGAGAAGCCATGGGTGCAACACCATGGTTCGATGGAGCACTAGACGCATAGCTGACTCGCACCCAAGATGAATATGCATGGCACAAGGGCGCAATGCCTTGTACACTAAGAAGACACAATCATGGTCACAATGCCATGGCTCGTTGCTGTGGAGCCTTGATCTGACAGAGAGAACTAGACACATGCCCAAGCCATGGGCACCTTGACATGGCATGGGGTGCCCATGGCTTGGGCTCACATCGGTATA of the Vitis vinifera cultivar Pinot Noir 40024 chromosome 10, ASM3070453v1 genome contains:
- the LOC100242277 gene encoding berberine bridge enzyme-like 8, whose product is MGTSSSSMLSLLSIIFLLSLSWAASDSVHGAFLQCLSTHSQSSHPISAVLYTPDNSSYSSVLESYIRNLRFNTSTTPKPRLIITATHESHIKAALICSKKHGLQMKIRSGGHDYEGVSYVSDVPFFILDMFNLRSISVDIEDESAWVQAGATLGEIYYRIAEKSKIHGFSAGVCPRVGAGGHFSGGGYGNMMRKYGLSVDNIVDAELVDVNGRLLNRKSMGEDLFWAIRGGGGASYGVIVSYKIKLVQVPDTVTVFRVARTLEQNATNIVYQWQQVADKVDGDLFIRLTMDVVNRSRSGEKTVRATFRSLFLGSSERLLSIMNTSLPELGLQSSDCTEMSWVESVLFWTNFATGTPVEALLDRKPQVLTHLKRKSDYLKEPIPKAGLEGIWKKMIELQTPALAFNPYGGKMAEISPSATPFPHRAGNLCKIQYATNWDEEGSEAAERYINLTRQLYSYMTPFVSKSPREAFLNYRDLDLGINHNGKNSYLEGRVYGIKYFKKNFNRLVRIKTKVDPGNFFRNEQSIPTLPY